One window of Alteriqipengyuania lutimaris genomic DNA carries:
- a CDS encoding FtsK/SpoIIIE family DNA translocase, with product MASRALVTTEQVDWRAAFRESLKRALQMAGALMLFAGLVFLALALASYTQTDPSPSTAAAPDGPVGNWMGIAGAWAAERALFAFGWTSVLVLPLLYIGARSLWRAANEEDRAAAHTRWWRPLGLLLLAMALLASVVALGLSDVAMALPAGAGGLVGLLGAGATEAVATRIAGGASGWVILFVALGMLAAGAMLVARVFAIDWRGLLTLPSMPRGLARERAAPAPAKPKVRKAKRAEPAMRDVTEPPAAEPAPERRAPRIVDPKTAARKADAHAITRQKDMFADFELPGLDLLSDRGEGNIVPLDRQALERNARLLESVLDDFNVKGEVTAVRTGPVVTMYELEPAPGTKAARVIGLSEDIARNMSAISARVSTIPGKTVMGIELPNAERQMVGFKELAACSDFVDAPGDLPIILGKDIAGEPIIVDLAAMPHLLVAGTTGSGKSVGLNTIILSLLYRFTPAECRLIMVDPKVLELKSYEDIPHLLSPVVTEPEKTIRALKWTIEEMEQRYRKMSEVGARNLTGFNDRVRAAKAKGEPLGRRIQTGYDPETGEEIVEEKELDYEELPLIVVIVDELADLMAVVGKDIEILIRRLTQKSRAAGIHLIMATQRPSVDVITGVIKANLPTRISFKVTSRIDSRTILGEQGAETLLGKGDMLFKPNIGNLTRVHGPFVSDEEVEAVAEHWRKQGEPAYVDAVTEEPESGGGFAFEDELTASDNPDERKYRQACQVVFENQKASGSWLQRQMGVGYNTAAKWIERMESEGLVGPANHVGRRDVYRDKEGNPL from the coding sequence ATGGCCAGCAGAGCACTCGTAACGACCGAACAGGTCGATTGGCGCGCGGCGTTTCGCGAGTCGCTGAAGCGTGCGCTGCAGATGGCCGGCGCACTGATGCTTTTCGCGGGGCTGGTGTTCCTCGCACTCGCGCTCGCGAGCTATACGCAGACCGACCCCAGCCCCTCCACCGCCGCCGCGCCCGACGGCCCCGTGGGCAACTGGATGGGCATCGCCGGGGCTTGGGCGGCGGAGCGCGCGCTGTTCGCGTTCGGCTGGACCTCGGTCCTCGTCCTGCCGCTGCTCTATATCGGCGCGCGCAGCCTGTGGCGCGCCGCGAACGAGGAGGATCGCGCGGCTGCGCACACGCGCTGGTGGCGCCCGCTCGGCCTGCTGCTGCTGGCGATGGCCTTGCTGGCGAGCGTGGTCGCGCTCGGCCTGTCGGACGTGGCCATGGCATTGCCGGCGGGGGCCGGTGGCCTCGTCGGCCTGCTGGGCGCGGGCGCAACCGAAGCGGTCGCGACACGGATCGCGGGCGGCGCGTCGGGATGGGTGATCCTGTTCGTCGCGCTCGGGATGCTGGCGGCTGGCGCAATGCTGGTCGCGCGCGTCTTCGCGATCGACTGGCGCGGGCTGCTGACCCTGCCCAGCATGCCGCGCGGCCTGGCCCGCGAACGCGCCGCGCCCGCACCCGCGAAGCCCAAGGTCCGCAAGGCGAAGCGCGCGGAACCCGCGATGCGCGACGTGACCGAACCGCCCGCGGCCGAGCCTGCGCCCGAACGGCGCGCGCCCAGGATCGTCGACCCGAAGACCGCGGCGCGCAAGGCCGATGCCCATGCGATCACGCGGCAGAAGGACATGTTCGCCGATTTCGAGCTGCCCGGGCTCGATCTGCTGTCCGATCGCGGCGAGGGGAATATCGTCCCGCTTGACCGGCAGGCGCTGGAGCGCAATGCGCGCCTGCTCGAATCGGTGCTCGACGATTTCAACGTGAAGGGCGAGGTCACCGCGGTGCGCACAGGCCCGGTGGTGACGATGTACGAGCTCGAGCCCGCACCCGGCACCAAGGCCGCGCGGGTCATCGGCCTGTCCGAAGACATCGCCCGCAACATGAGCGCGATTTCCGCGCGCGTCAGCACGATCCCGGGCAAGACCGTGATGGGCATCGAACTGCCCAATGCCGAACGCCAGATGGTCGGCTTCAAGGAGCTCGCCGCATGTTCCGACTTCGTCGACGCACCGGGCGACCTGCCGATCATCCTGGGCAAGGACATCGCGGGCGAACCGATCATCGTGGACCTCGCCGCGATGCCGCACCTGCTGGTCGCGGGGACCACGGGCAGCGGTAAATCGGTCGGCCTCAACACGATCATCCTCTCGCTTCTGTACCGCTTCACGCCTGCCGAATGCCGGCTGATCATGGTCGATCCCAAGGTGCTGGAGCTGAAGAGCTACGAGGATATTCCGCATCTCCTCTCCCCCGTCGTCACCGAGCCGGAGAAGACCATCCGTGCGCTTAAATGGACGATCGAGGAGATGGAGCAGCGCTATCGCAAGATGAGCGAGGTCGGCGCGCGCAACCTCACCGGCTTCAACGACCGTGTCCGCGCCGCCAAGGCCAAGGGCGAGCCGCTCGGCCGCCGCATCCAGACCGGCTACGATCCCGAAACCGGCGAGGAGATCGTCGAGGAGAAGGAGCTCGACTACGAAGAGCTGCCGCTGATCGTGGTGATCGTCGACGAGCTCGCGGACCTGATGGCGGTGGTGGGCAAGGATATCGAGATCCTGATCCGCCGCCTGACGCAGAAATCGCGCGCAGCGGGCATCCATCTGATCATGGCGACGCAGCGCCCGTCGGTCGACGTCATCACCGGCGTGATCAAGGCCAACCTGCCCACCCGGATCAGCTTCAAGGTGACCAGCCGGATCGACAGCCGCACGATCCTGGGCGAACAGGGCGCGGAAACGCTGCTGGGCAAGGGCGACATGCTGTTCAAGCCCAATATCGGCAACCTGACCCGGGTCCACGGCCCCTTCGTGAGCGACGAGGAAGTGGAGGCCGTGGCCGAGCACTGGCGCAAGCAGGGCGAGCCCGCCTATGTCGACGCGGTCACCGAGGAACCCGAGAGCGGCGGCGGCTTCGCCTTCGAGGACGAACTCACCGCGAGCGACAATCCGGACGAGCGCAAGTATCGGCAGGCCTGCCAGGTCGTGTTCGAGAACCAGAAGGCGAGCGGCAGCTGGCTCCAGCGGCAGATGGGCGTGGGCTACAACACCGCCGCCAAGTGGATCGAGCGGATGGAGAGCGAAGGCCTCGTCGGCCCCGCCAACCACGTGGGGCGCCGCGACGTCTACCGCGACAAGGAGGGCAACCCGCTCTAG
- a CDS encoding thiamine phosphate synthase: MPIQPLPDLWLLSDARNDAALEDALVRLPEGSGFVFRHYHLDEARRRERFEMLRSICRSKNHLAVLSGAAELVRDWEAEGVYGPADAIGNAAPMLHSKIRIATAHHATEIAAAEAAGADAIMLSPVYPTRSHPGGAVLGPEGFRALAGRTRLPVIALGGMTAERASDLGVTRWAAIDGLS; this comes from the coding sequence ATGCCGATCCAGCCCCTCCCCGACCTGTGGCTTCTGTCCGACGCGCGCAACGATGCGGCGCTCGAAGATGCCCTCGTGCGCCTGCCCGAAGGTTCGGGTTTCGTGTTCCGGCATTATCATCTGGATGAGGCCCGGCGGCGAGAACGCTTCGAAATGCTGCGCAGCATATGCCGCAGCAAAAACCATCTGGCGGTGCTGTCGGGTGCGGCCGAGCTTGTGCGGGACTGGGAGGCCGAGGGGGTCTACGGCCCGGCCGATGCAATCGGTAATGCTGCGCCGATGCTGCACTCGAAAATCAGGATCGCCACGGCCCACCACGCGACGGAAATCGCGGCGGCGGAGGCTGCGGGCGCCGACGCGATCATGCTCTCGCCCGTCTACCCCACGCGCAGCCATCCGGGCGGCGCGGTGCTCGGGCCGGAGGGTTTCCGCGCGCTGGCGGGCCGGACGCGCCTCCCGGTAATCGCGCTCGGCGGCATGACGGCCGAGCGGGCGAGCGACCTCGGCGTGACGCGCTGGGCGGCGATCGACGGACTCTCCTGA
- a CDS encoding YggS family pyridoxal phosphate-dependent enzyme — protein MDSAAALEQVHERIAHACRIAKRERKDVDLIAVSKTRPAETIEPVLAAGHRLFGENRVQEAADKWPALRERYDGVELHLIGQLQSNKAEDAAALFDVIHSLDRPSLLKALAKAYDKLGKRVPCFIQVDVGEEEQKGGCAIADLPDLIERARDADIPIAGLMCIPPQDKEPAPFFALLGELARRHEPEPGTWGLSMGMSGDYETACLLGATHIRVGSALFGERG, from the coding sequence ATGGATAGCGCAGCAGCCCTCGAGCAAGTTCACGAACGGATCGCCCACGCGTGCAGGATCGCCAAGCGTGAGCGTAAGGACGTCGACCTCATCGCCGTCAGCAAGACACGCCCTGCGGAGACGATCGAGCCGGTGCTTGCCGCAGGCCATCGCCTGTTCGGCGAGAACCGCGTGCAGGAAGCGGCGGACAAATGGCCCGCGCTGCGCGAGCGCTACGACGGCGTCGAACTCCACCTGATCGGCCAGCTGCAATCGAACAAGGCGGAAGATGCCGCCGCGCTGTTCGACGTGATCCACTCGCTCGACCGGCCCAGCTTGCTCAAGGCGCTGGCGAAGGCGTACGACAAGCTCGGCAAGCGCGTGCCGTGCTTCATCCAGGTCGACGTGGGCGAGGAAGAGCAGAAGGGCGGCTGCGCGATTGCCGACCTGCCAGATCTGATCGAGCGGGCGCGCGATGCCGACATCCCGATTGCGGGCCTGATGTGCATCCCGCCGCAGGACAAGGAGCCAGCGCCGTTCTTCGCGTTGCTGGGCGAACTGGCACGGCGCCACGAGCCCGAGCCCGGTACGTGGGGCCTCAGCATGGGAATGAGCGGCGACTACGAGACTGCGTGTCTGCTCGGCGCGACGCATATCCGCGTCGGCTCCGCGCTGTTCGGCGAGCGGGGGTGA
- a CDS encoding alpha/beta fold hydrolase, which produces MTMHYTRTGRGKPLLLVHGLGATCGSWDTISPALSQVREVIAVDLPGHGQTPEEADSGTFDGLARSLDDWLGAENLTGIDMVGSSLGARLVLEMARRGQAGAVVALDPGGFWQGWERTFFKATLTPSIALVRALRPALSAITGNVAGRTALMAQLSARPWALDPAFVARELKSLADTRTVNSLVKNLANGAMQEGPAKTAAPVVIGWGRKDRLCLPRQADRAIKAFPEATLHWFERSGHFPMWDQPEETVRVVLDATGISESK; this is translated from the coding sequence ATGACCATGCACTACACGCGCACGGGGCGCGGAAAACCCCTCCTCCTTGTCCACGGACTGGGGGCAACCTGCGGCTCGTGGGATACGATCTCGCCTGCGCTTTCTCAAGTCAGGGAGGTAATTGCCGTAGACCTGCCCGGCCATGGGCAGACACCCGAAGAGGCCGACAGCGGCACGTTCGACGGGCTGGCGCGCAGTCTGGACGACTGGCTCGGCGCGGAGAATCTCACAGGCATCGATATGGTGGGCAGCTCACTGGGTGCTCGCCTGGTGCTCGAGATGGCACGGCGCGGCCAAGCGGGCGCGGTTGTCGCACTGGATCCGGGCGGCTTCTGGCAGGGGTGGGAGCGCACCTTCTTCAAAGCCACCCTAACGCCATCGATCGCTTTGGTTCGCGCGCTGCGACCCGCGCTTTCTGCCATCACCGGAAATGTCGCAGGCCGGACCGCGCTCATGGCCCAGCTCTCTGCAAGGCCGTGGGCGCTCGATCCGGCATTCGTTGCGCGTGAACTGAAGTCATTGGCTGATACGCGCACCGTCAATTCGCTTGTGAAGAATCTCGCCAACGGCGCAATGCAGGAGGGCCCTGCGAAAACGGCTGCGCCCGTTGTCATCGGCTGGGGACGCAAGGATCGGTTGTGTCTACCGCGGCAGGCGGATCGCGCGATCAAAGCCTTCCCTGAAGCGACGCTGCACTGGTTTGAGCGTAGCGGACACTTCCCGATGTGGGATCAGCCAGAGGAGACCGTTCGCGTGGTTCTGGATGCAACGGGCATTTCTGAATCGAAATAA
- a CDS encoding LysR family transcriptional regulator codes for MPTLKQLEYFLAVIDHGGVGRAARVLNVSQPSLSQQLKELERRLGVKLIERKAGKNHTTPIGRLIIDDARAMAASAERIRRTCSEGARGGIGQLNLGVTPTIGPYLMPEVIRTIKARDMELELRIFEGLPHTEIDLLRTGERDIVIAQDVDFAHDLSRVDVVFESLFFVASKQHRLAKRSEPAQMSDLIGEQLLCMDVNHPLGRQCYLIAEQIGMIPNTSYGGTSLDTLRKMAGVGLGLALLPDLYLRSEGVNMVQTRRLEVADWTVGREIAAYWRQEGGNSPIFDVVTDLCREVATSMMESESATGARASFHADRGAPAARQIEV; via the coding sequence TTGCCCACCCTCAAGCAGCTGGAGTATTTTCTCGCGGTGATCGATCACGGCGGCGTCGGTCGCGCTGCAAGAGTGCTGAATGTTTCGCAGCCGAGCCTGAGCCAGCAATTGAAGGAACTCGAGCGACGACTCGGGGTGAAACTGATCGAGCGGAAGGCTGGCAAAAACCACACAACCCCGATCGGACGTCTGATCATCGATGATGCACGGGCGATGGCCGCAAGCGCCGAACGGATACGCAGGACCTGTTCCGAGGGCGCGCGGGGGGGTATCGGCCAGCTTAACCTCGGCGTCACGCCAACGATCGGCCCCTATTTGATGCCGGAGGTGATCAGAACCATCAAGGCGCGCGACATGGAGCTCGAGTTGCGTATCTTCGAGGGCCTTCCGCACACTGAGATCGACTTGCTCAGAACCGGTGAGCGCGACATCGTCATTGCCCAGGATGTGGACTTCGCGCACGACTTGTCGAGAGTGGACGTTGTATTCGAATCCTTGTTTTTCGTGGCCTCGAAACAGCATAGGCTGGCAAAGCGGAGCGAGCCTGCGCAGATGTCCGACCTGATCGGGGAACAGCTCTTGTGCATGGACGTGAACCACCCACTGGGCAGGCAATGCTACCTGATCGCCGAGCAAATCGGCATGATACCGAACACTTCGTACGGGGGAACAAGCCTCGACACGCTTCGCAAGATGGCCGGCGTGGGGCTTGGCTTGGCTCTTCTTCCCGACCTTTATCTAAGGTCGGAAGGCGTGAACATGGTCCAGACCCGGCGCCTTGAAGTAGCGGACTGGACGGTGGGGCGCGAGATCGCGGCGTATTGGAGACAGGAGGGTGGCAATAGCCCAATTTTCGACGTCGTGACCGACCTGTGCAGAGAAGTCGCGACCTCCATGATGGAGTCCGAGTCGGCTACCGGGGCGCGCGCGTCATTTCACGCTGATCGCGGCGCGCCCGCGGCGCGACAAATCGAGGTATGA
- a CDS encoding [protein-PII] uridylyltransferase: MSAPPLSNQRAIIDRRSLAQEIAEQIGERGGGDQGGGASNRDAVLAILRRALDAGREELSHRLAEKPSAGHAHTGGHSFLLDQLVRLIHDYAVEHIAPSDAASPIAVLAVGGYGREEMAPHSDVDIAFLCAKSPNEATVAQIEAMLYLLWDLGLTVGHSVRTPDESIRMARDDLTVRTALLESRFVWGEQDLWEATNRRFYAEVVTGHEKQFVSEKLRERDERHKRMGDTRYVVEPNVKEGKGGLRDLQALYWIGKYIHRVRDAAELVDAGLFTPEEYHRFRRAEGFMLAVRCHLHEITGRAEDRLTFDLQKEIARRMRFADRQGKSAVERFMQYYFVQAKRVGSLTGVFLGELEQQFAKKRARRGLLAGFTAKPRTLRGYRVFAGKLSAPSDDWFRKDPVRLIEIFQIAETEQLEIDPRTMRQADRDSGLINDEVREDPHANTVFLDLLAGRNDPEMVLRWMNEAGVFGRFVPDFGRVNAQMQFNMYHHYTVDEHTIRAIGFLNQIEKGALADEHPRATKEIHKLKSRRAQFVATLLHDIAKGRGGDHSVLGAEVAERLCPRFGLNEDETALVAWLVRQHLLMSHTAFKRDLADPKTVEDFVAEVQSLERLRQLAILTSVDIRAVGPGTWNSWKGQLITELYDLAHERLRLGHVTRGRKERVAAKKEAVRAALGDKDALMDDLGDLFTAPYWIAEPPDIAARNLVQYSVARELGHALSVHCEADEERGATLVTVIAADHPGIFMRIAGAIHLVGGNIIDARIHTTRTGYAIDNFLVQDPLGRPFGEDNQIERIERSIAEALESGERLVPRLAQRPLPRRGADAFEVRPTVAFDNEASHRFTVVEVAARDRPALLNRLARGLFEQQAMIRSAHVTHYGERAADTFYVTDLTGDKIVDPARLAAIRTALVDAASDARQAELEPA, from the coding sequence TTGAGCGCACCGCCCCTCTCCAACCAGCGCGCCATCATCGATCGGCGCAGTCTCGCCCAGGAAATCGCCGAGCAAATCGGCGAGCGTGGCGGTGGCGACCAAGGGGGCGGTGCAAGCAATCGGGACGCGGTCCTGGCGATCCTGCGTCGCGCGCTCGACGCGGGGCGCGAGGAATTGTCGCATCGTCTCGCCGAGAAGCCCTCGGCGGGCCATGCGCATACCGGGGGGCACAGCTTCCTGCTCGACCAGCTGGTCCGGCTGATCCACGATTACGCGGTCGAACACATCGCCCCCTCCGACGCGGCCAGCCCGATCGCAGTGCTGGCGGTCGGCGGTTACGGGCGCGAGGAGATGGCGCCGCATTCGGACGTCGACATCGCCTTCCTGTGCGCGAAGTCGCCGAACGAGGCGACCGTCGCCCAGATCGAGGCGATGCTCTACCTTTTGTGGGATCTCGGCCTGACGGTCGGCCACTCGGTGCGGACGCCGGATGAATCGATCCGCATGGCGCGCGACGACCTGACGGTGCGCACCGCCCTGCTCGAATCGCGCTTCGTATGGGGCGAGCAGGACTTGTGGGAAGCGACCAACCGTCGCTTCTATGCCGAAGTCGTCACCGGCCACGAAAAGCAGTTCGTCTCCGAAAAACTGCGCGAGCGCGACGAGCGGCACAAGCGGATGGGCGACACGCGCTATGTCGTCGAACCCAATGTGAAGGAAGGCAAGGGGGGCCTGCGCGACCTTCAGGCGCTGTACTGGATCGGCAAGTACATCCACCGCGTGCGCGACGCAGCGGAGTTGGTCGACGCCGGGCTGTTCACGCCGGAGGAGTATCACAGGTTCCGCCGGGCAGAGGGGTTCATGCTGGCCGTGCGCTGCCACCTGCACGAGATCACGGGGCGCGCGGAAGACCGGCTGACCTTTGACCTGCAGAAGGAAATCGCGCGGCGGATGCGTTTTGCCGACCGGCAGGGCAAGAGCGCGGTCGAACGCTTCATGCAATATTACTTCGTCCAGGCGAAACGGGTCGGTTCGCTGACCGGCGTCTTCCTGGGCGAGCTGGAGCAGCAGTTCGCCAAGAAGCGGGCACGGCGCGGACTGCTCGCCGGCTTTACCGCGAAACCGAGAACCCTGCGCGGCTACCGCGTCTTCGCGGGCAAGCTGTCGGCCCCCAGCGACGACTGGTTCCGCAAGGACCCGGTGCGGCTGATCGAAATCTTCCAGATTGCGGAGACCGAGCAGCTGGAAATCGATCCGCGTACCATGCGCCAGGCCGATCGCGACAGCGGCCTGATCAACGACGAGGTGCGCGAGGACCCGCACGCGAATACGGTCTTCCTGGACCTGCTGGCGGGGCGCAACGATCCCGAAATGGTCTTGCGCTGGATGAACGAGGCGGGCGTGTTCGGCCGCTTCGTGCCCGACTTCGGGCGGGTCAACGCGCAGATGCAGTTCAACATGTACCACCACTATACGGTGGACGAGCACACGATCCGCGCCATCGGCTTCCTCAACCAGATCGAAAAGGGCGCGCTGGCGGACGAGCATCCGCGCGCGACCAAGGAGATTCACAAGCTCAAGAGCCGGCGCGCGCAATTCGTCGCCACGCTGCTGCACGATATCGCCAAGGGCCGTGGCGGGGACCATTCTGTTCTTGGTGCCGAGGTGGCCGAGCGCCTGTGCCCGCGCTTCGGGCTGAACGAGGATGAGACAGCGCTGGTCGCGTGGCTTGTCCGCCAGCACCTGCTGATGAGCCACACCGCCTTCAAGCGCGACCTCGCCGATCCCAAGACGGTCGAGGATTTCGTCGCCGAGGTGCAGAGCCTCGAGCGGTTGCGCCAGCTCGCAATACTTACCTCGGTCGATATTCGTGCGGTCGGCCCTGGCACCTGGAACAGCTGGAAAGGGCAGCTGATCACCGAGCTTTACGATCTGGCGCACGAGCGCCTGCGCCTGGGGCACGTGACTCGCGGGCGCAAGGAGCGGGTCGCGGCGAAGAAGGAAGCGGTTCGCGCGGCGCTGGGCGACAAGGACGCGCTGATGGACGATCTGGGCGACCTGTTCACCGCGCCCTACTGGATCGCCGAACCGCCCGACATCGCGGCACGCAATCTGGTGCAATATTCGGTCGCGCGCGAACTCGGCCACGCGCTGTCGGTGCATTGCGAGGCCGACGAGGAACGCGGGGCGACGCTCGTCACCGTGATCGCCGCCGACCACCCCGGCATTTTCATGCGCATCGCAGGCGCGATCCACCTCGTCGGCGGGAACATCATCGACGCGCGGATCCACACCACGCGCACCGGCTACGCGATCGACAACTTCCTCGTGCAGGACCCGCTCGGGCGTCCGTTCGGCGAGGACAACCAGATCGAGCGGATCGAGCGCAGCATCGCCGAAGCGCTCGAGAGCGGGGAGCGCCTCGTGCCGAGGCTCGCCCAGCGTCCGCTACCGCGACGCGGCGCCGACGCGTTCGAAGTTCGGCCGACCGTGGCATTCGATAACGAAGCGTCGCACCGCTTCACCGTGGTCGAGGTTGCAGCGCGCGACCGCCCCGCCCTGCTCAACCGCCTCGCACGCGGATTGTTCGAACAGCAGGCGATGATCCGTTCGGCGCATGTCACGCATTATGGCGAGCGGGCGGCCGATACGTTCTACGTGACCGACCTGACCGGGGACAAGATCGTCGATCCCGCAAGGCTCGCCGCGATCCGCACTGCGCTGGTGGACGCGGCCAGCGATGCGCGCCAGGCGGAGCTGGAGCCAGCCTGA
- a CDS encoding class I adenylate-forming enzyme family protein, whose amino-acid sequence MPTELDTTLDTIMDTLVAPGGPAETVPFTRNGVTMPAFKNAPPSLAHYFAHYCEQHKDVEFLVDDGCRLTFGEAYDAARHVAAGLLSQHKLVKGDRIGIAARNSANWIVAYMGIVMAGGCAALVNGFSSGEEMADAIRMVGCRAVLADRKRAERLEGTDHGSTILPLTHDCNPAEGLISVWGDPAATPLPMPSPDDYATLLYTSGSTGRSKGAYSDHRGVIHGVMSYVVQSLMALSYMTKKGDAPSLQPCALVAVPLFHVTGEIPVFLQSFALGRKLVLMKKWNATEALRLIDREKVTYFTGVPLMSYEMATHPDRDKYDTSSCTSFAAGGAPRPVDHVDAIHKAFPGGFPLLGYGLTETNAIGCGNFNENYLAKPSSTGKASRPLVDLAILDEKGAKLPTGEIGEICIRTVANFLGYWDNREATSQAFTDDMYFRTGDLGRLDEDGYLFIVDRKKDIIIRGGENISCLEVEDAIYAHDDVAECSVFGLPDPRYGEVVGAVYLTRAGANLTEDELAAFLETKLAKFKRPAHIWRETEALPRLGTQKIDRKALREQYSKVHTEA is encoded by the coding sequence ATGCCGACCGAGCTCGACACTACGCTGGATACCATCATGGACACGCTGGTGGCCCCCGGCGGCCCCGCCGAGACAGTGCCCTTCACGCGCAACGGCGTAACGATGCCCGCGTTCAAGAATGCCCCGCCCAGCCTGGCGCACTACTTCGCGCATTATTGCGAGCAGCATAAGGACGTCGAGTTCCTGGTCGACGATGGCTGCCGCCTGACCTTCGGCGAAGCCTACGATGCCGCGCGCCACGTGGCCGCGGGCCTGCTGTCGCAGCACAAGCTGGTCAAGGGCGACCGGATCGGGATCGCCGCGCGCAACTCTGCCAACTGGATAGTCGCCTATATGGGTATCGTGATGGCCGGCGGCTGTGCCGCGCTGGTCAACGGTTTTTCCAGCGGCGAGGAAATGGCGGATGCGATCAGGATGGTCGGCTGCCGCGCGGTACTCGCCGATCGCAAGCGTGCCGAACGGCTCGAAGGGACGGACCACGGATCGACGATCCTGCCGTTGACGCATGACTGCAATCCGGCCGAAGGCCTGATTTCGGTCTGGGGCGATCCCGCCGCAACGCCGCTCCCCATGCCCTCACCCGACGATTACGCGACGCTGCTCTACACCTCGGGCTCCACCGGCCGGTCCAAGGGTGCCTATTCGGACCACCGCGGCGTGATCCACGGCGTCATGAGCTATGTCGTGCAGAGCCTCATGGCGCTGAGCTACATGACGAAGAAGGGAGACGCGCCTTCGCTGCAGCCATGCGCGCTGGTCGCCGTGCCGCTGTTCCATGTGACCGGCGAAATCCCGGTCTTCCTCCAGAGCTTTGCGCTGGGCCGCAAGCTGGTATTGATGAAGAAGTGGAATGCGACCGAGGCGCTGCGGCTGATCGACCGCGAGAAGGTGACCTACTTCACCGGCGTGCCGCTGATGAGCTACGAAATGGCGACCCACCCGGATCGCGACAAATACGACACGTCGAGCTGTACTTCGTTTGCCGCCGGTGGCGCGCCGCGACCGGTCGACCATGTCGATGCCATCCACAAGGCCTTCCCCGGCGGTTTCCCGCTGCTCGGCTACGGCCTCACCGAGACCAACGCGATCGGCTGCGGCAATTTCAACGAGAACTATCTCGCCAAGCCTTCCAGCACCGGCAAGGCGAGCCGCCCGCTGGTGGACCTCGCGATCCTCGACGAAAAGGGCGCCAAGCTGCCGACCGGCGAGATCGGTGAGATCTGCATTCGCACGGTCGCCAATTTCCTCGGCTACTGGGACAACCGCGAGGCGACCAGCCAGGCCTTCACCGACGACATGTATTTCCGCACCGGCGACCTTGGCCGGCTGGACGAGGATGGCTATCTGTTCATCGTCGATCGCAAGAAGGACATCATCATCCGCGGCGGCGAAAACATCAGCTGTCTCGAGGTCGAGGATGCGATCTATGCGCATGACGATGTCGCCGAATGCTCGGTCTTCGGACTGCCCGATCCGCGCTACGGCGAAGTCGTCGGCGCGGTCTACCTGACCCGCGCGGGCGCGAATCTTACCGAGGACGAGCTGGCCGCGTTTCTCGAAACCAAGCTCGCAAAATTCAAACGCCCGGCGCACATCTGGCGCGAGACCGAGGCGCTGCCGCGTCTTGGCACGCAGAAGATCGACCGCAAGGCCCTGCGCGAGCAATATTCGAAGGTTCACACGGAAGCTTGA
- the lgt gene encoding prolipoprotein diacylglyceryl transferase, with the protein MLSLLAEAATQPIYWSDLGLTPGIDLGIFTLRWYSLAYIAGIVLAYWHLTRMIKAPGAPMAQPHVDDLLFYCTLGVIFGGRLGYALFYRPELFVDFSYDGWMPWGLLRLWDGGMSFHGGVIGVVLALLWVSLRNNLNWLRVADYIAVNVPFGMFFGRLANFVNGELYGRPTDVSWAMVFPSDPTGLARHPSQLYQAGLEGLAMAAIMLSLFWLTKARWKPGVLVGVFTAGIATARFINEFFRQPDAHLTEFAASTGLSMGQWLSIPMILVGLGVVVYALSSKRDRAPSGMASES; encoded by the coding sequence ATGCTGTCACTACTGGCCGAGGCCGCCACTCAGCCGATCTACTGGTCCGACCTGGGCCTGACGCCGGGCATCGACCTCGGTATCTTCACGCTGCGCTGGTATTCGCTCGCCTACATCGCGGGCATCGTCCTCGCCTATTGGCACCTCACGCGCATGATCAAGGCGCCGGGCGCGCCGATGGCGCAGCCTCACGTCGACGACCTGCTGTTCTACTGCACGCTCGGCGTGATTTTCGGGGGGCGGCTGGGCTATGCGCTGTTCTACCGGCCCGAGCTGTTCGTCGATTTCAGCTACGATGGGTGGATGCCCTGGGGCCTGCTGCGCCTGTGGGACGGCGGCATGAGTTTCCATGGCGGCGTGATCGGCGTGGTTCTCGCGCTGCTGTGGGTCAGCCTGCGCAACAATCTGAACTGGTTGCGCGTGGCGGACTATATCGCGGTCAACGTGCCCTTCGGGATGTTCTTCGGGCGGCTGGCGAACTTCGTGAACGGAGAGCTCTATGGCCGCCCGACCGATGTTTCCTGGGCAATGGTTTTCCCGTCGGACCCGACGGGCCTCGCGCGCCATCCGAGCCAGCTCTACCAGGCGGGGCTCGAAGGGCTGGCGATGGCGGCAATCATGCTTTCGCTGTTCTGGCTTACGAAGGCGCGGTGGAAGCCAGGCGTGCTGGTCGGCGTCTTTACCGCAGGCATCGCGACAGCGCGCTTCATCAATGAATTCTTCCGCCAGCCCGATGCGCACCTGACCGAATTCGCGGCATCGACCGGCCTGTCGATGGGCCAGTGGCTGAGCATCCCGATGATCCTCGTCGGGCTGGGCGTGGTCGTCTACGCGCTGTCCAGCAAGCGCGACCGGGCTCCTTCGGGCATGGCGAGCGAATCCTGA